In a genomic window of Zingiber officinale cultivar Zhangliang chromosome 9B, Zo_v1.1, whole genome shotgun sequence:
- the LOC122022294 gene encoding leucoanthocyanidin dioxygenase-like yields MVAKVASRVEILAKSGLSEIPAEYIRPESERLDLGDAFETAKKGAEDQLGPQLPVVDLQALESGDEAARRVCVEELRRAASEWGVMHITNHGIKPELVERLRKVGKEFFDLPVEEKERYANDQASGKIQGYGSKLANNASGQLEWQDYFFHLIFPEEKIDVSIWPKQPEDYIEVTAEFGKQLRVVVTKLLEALSEGLGLEKGTLDSELGGTKDLLLQMKINYYPVCPQPDLALGVEAHTDISALSFILHNMVPGLQVFYDGKWVTAECIPDALIVHVGDSLEILSNGRYKSVLHRGLVNKEKVRISWAVFCEPPKETILLRPLEELLADGTPPNFPPRTFEQHIQHKLFKKNNPEAATPPANATN; encoded by the exons ATGGTGGCGAAGGTGGCGTCGAGGGTGGAGATCCTGGCGAAGAGTGGCCTGAGCGAGATCCCCGCCGAGTACATCCGCCCCGAGTCGGAGCGGCTCGACCTCGGGGACGCGTTCGAGACGGCGAAGAAGGGGGCGGAGGACCAGCTGGGGCCTCAGCTGCCCGTGGTGGACCTCCAGGCGCTGGAGTCCGGCGACGAGGCTGCGCGGCGGGTGTGCGTGGAGGAGCTGCGCAGGGCGGCCTCGGAGTGGGGAGTGATGCACATCACCAACCACGGGATTAAGCCGGAGCTGGTGGAGCGGCTGAGGAAAGTGGGGAAGGAGTTCTTCGACCTCCCCGTCGAGGAGAAGGAGCGGTACGCGAACGATCAGGCGTCGGGGAAGATCCAGGGCTACGGGAGCAAGTTGGCCAACAACGCCAGCGGGCAGCTGGAGTGGCAGGACTACTTTTTCCACCTTATTTTTCCCGAGGAGAAGATCGACGTCTCCATTTGGCCGAAGCAACCGGAAGATTACAT TGAAGTGACGGCGGAGTTCGGAAAGCAGCTGAGGGTGGTGGTGACGAAGCTGCTGGAAGCCCTCTCCGAAGGCCTGGGATTGGAAAAGGGGACTCTGGACTCCGAGCTCGGCGGCACCAAGGACCTGCTCCTCCAGATGAAGATCAACTACTACCCTGTCTGCCCGCAGCCGGACCTGGCGCTGGGCGTGGAGGCGCACACCGACATCAGCGCCCTCTCGTTTATCCTCCACAACATGGTCCCCGGCCTCCAGGTCTTCTACGACGGTAAGTGGGTGACGGCGGAGTGCATCCCGGACGCCCTCATCGTCCACGTCGGCGACAGCCTCGAAATCCTCAGCAACGGCCGCTACAAGAGCGTCCTCCACCGCGGCCTCGTCAACAAGGAGAAAGTCCGCATCTCCTGGGCCGTCTTCTGCGAGCCCCCCAAGGAGACCATCCTGTTGAGGCCGCTGGAGGAGCTGCTGGCCGACGGCACGCCGCCAAATTTCCCGCCGAGGACGTTCGAGCAGCACATCCAGCACAAGCTCTTCAAGAAGAACAATCCGGAGGCGGCGACGCCCCCAGCCAACGCAACCAACTGA